From the genome of Oncorhynchus kisutch isolate 150728-3 unplaced genomic scaffold, Okis_V2 Okis09a-Okis19a_hom, whole genome shotgun sequence, one region includes:
- the LOC109886279 gene encoding dual specificity tyrosine-phosphorylation-regulated kinase 2 — protein MLSKKPCAAVYPTGKGGEICQLQSSPGIGVGGPRAGAATDPPSPVTLPPLRNIKSLTVGGNKHTMSDHMHVGNHQQIHVQQLFEENSNKRTVLTAQPNGLTSVGRAGLPLPDRQQPDVTTTTAQCRQGSSASLKSTDSKPQPATLTPEQAMKQFMPKLTAFEHHEIFSYPEVYFAGPNAKKRPGVIGGSNNGGYDDDQGSYIQVPHDHVSYRYEVLKVIGKGSFGQVVKAYDHKAHCHVALKMVRNEKRFHRQAAEEIRILEHLRKQDKDSTMNVIHMLENFTFRNHICMTFELLSMNLYELIKKNKFQGFSLPLVRKFAHSILQCLDSLHKNRIIHCDLKPENILLKQQGRSGIKVIDFGSSCYEHQRVYTYIQSRFYRAPEVILGSRYGMPIDMWSLGCILAELLTGYPLLPGEDEGDQLACVIELLGMPSQKLLDSSKRAKNFVSSKGYPRYCAVTTLPDGSVVLNGGRSRRGKLRGPPGSKEWVTALKGCDDPLFLDFIKQCLEWDPAVRMSPSQALRHPWLRRRLPKPPTGDKTAVKRITDGGSGAITSISKLPPTSGSASKIRTNLAHMTDANGNIQQRTVLPKLVS, from the exons ATGTTATCCAAGAAGCCGTGCGCTGCCGTCTACCCAACTG GCAAAGGGGGTGAGATCTGCCAGCTACAGTCTTCCCCCGGAATCGGAGTCGGGGGTCCCCGGGCCGGAGCAGCGACAGACCCGCCATCGCCGGTCACATTACCACCCCTCAGGAATATCAAGTCGCTCACG GTTGGAGGCAATAAGCACACCATGAGTGACCACATGCACGTGGGGAACCACCAACAGATCCATGTTCAACAGCTGTTTGAGGAGAACAGCAACAAACGGACAGTGTTGACTGCACAGCCCAATGGGTTGACCTCTGTGGGCCGGGCAGGTCTACCGCTGCCTGACCGACAGCAGCCCGACGTCACCACTACCACGGCCCAGTGTCGGCAGGGCAGCTCAGCCTCCCTCAAGTCCACCGACAGCAAGCCCCAGCCGGCCACCCTGACCCCGGAGCAGGCCATGAAGCAGTTCATGCCCAAGCTTACGGCCTTCGAGCACCATGAGATCTTCAGTTACCCAGAGGTGTATTTCGCTGGACCCAACGCCAAGAAGAGGCCGGGGGTGATCGGGGGGTCCAACAACGGAGGCTACGACGACGATCAGGGCTCCTACATCCAGGTGCCCCACGACCACGTCTCCTACCGCTACGAGGTCCTCAAGGTGATTGGCAAGGGCAGTTTCGGTCAGGTGGTGAAGGCCTACGACCACAAGGCCCACTGCCACGTGGCGCTGAAGATGGTGAGGAATGAGAAGAGGTTCCACCGCCAGGCGGCCGAGGAGATCCGGATCCTGGAGCACCTGAGGAAGCAGGACAAAGACTCCACCATGAACGTGATCCACATGCTGGAGAACTTCACATTCCGTAACCACATCTGCATGACCTTTGAACTCCTCAGCATGAACCTCTACGAGCTCATCAAGAAGAACAAGTTCCAGGGCTTCAGCTTGCCGCTCGTCAGGAAGTTCGCCCACTCTATCCTGCAGTGTCTAGACTCGCTGCACAAGAACCGTATCATCCACTGTGACCTGAAGCCAGAGAACATTCTCCTGAAGCAGCAGGGACGCAGTGGGATCAAGGTCATCGACTTCGGCTCCAGCTGCTACGAGCACCAGCGGGTTTACACCTACATCCAGTCTCGTTTTTACAGAGCTCCCGAGGTCATCCTGGGGTCGCGCTATGGGATGCCTATTGACATGTGGAGCCTGGGCTGCATCTTAGCGGAGTTGCTCACTGGGTACCCTCTCCTGCCGGGCGAAGATGAAGGGGACCAACTGGCATGTGTCATCGAGCTGCTGGGCATGCCCTCGCAGAAACTGCTGGACTCTTCCAAGAGAGCCAAGAACTTTGTGAGCTCCAAGGGTTACCCCCGGTACTGCGCGGTGACGACCCTGCCGGACGGCTCGGTGGTGCTGAACGGGGGGCGCTCCCGCCGGGGCAAACTGAGGGGACCCCCGGGGAGCAAGGAGTGGGTGACGGCCTTGAAGGGCTGCGACGACCCCCTGTTCCTGGACTTCATCAAGCAGTGTCTGGAGTGGGACCCTGCCGTGCGCATGTCCCCCAGCCAGGCCCTCAGACACCCCTGGCTCAGGAGGCGCTTGCCCAAACCTCCCACGGGGGACAAAACAGCGGTGAAGCGTATCACCGACGGGGGCTCTGGCGCTATCACGTCGATCTCCAAATTACCTCCCACCTCGGGCTCCGCCTCCAAGATAAGGACTAACCTGGCGCACATGACGGACGCCAACGGGAACATCCAACAGAGGACAGTGTTGCCAAAACTAGTCAGTTGA